The proteins below are encoded in one region of Triticum aestivum cultivar Chinese Spring chromosome 1B, IWGSC CS RefSeq v2.1, whole genome shotgun sequence:
- the LOC123142328 gene encoding proline-rich protein 36, whose product MQIHRGDHSGSLPEGIQGQSQHLVHLSHAHCTTVPAPSGAPLTTVVDAPPNTVVTDAEIRWCIYVGDKLIESTDPPLQTTVSKSVPVQAGEKNQTGPSTDPVLEPQFSAAGEMDIPRQIHGPQLGQQQYQPTQILQGQKGICMLQSTAASPSSTLHTSRQPEPANPNSSPNLLSLPAHSAPLTSQNPAMPTLTATMENIFPIQRGITTLYPRPLSSPSSSWRRLPSPPKLSPKRPIAAILNPPLPPSKRLELTGPSDAPPSAQEGPTVGGIVAGAVRAPVSSSLDPLAGPGLLGAPPSSLAPLAHASATRSGSSPPLRSGDPTGSARLAADSPSRSLPEPHITRNPSVDRSCRRSTASRWDVPPTGNLEVCVPLPTTFLAVAMVITLGIGRLYPIRWLVAVCCAEAAANLWQTWMSIPLLTKSALLRNNVERQQQAMIHTQLGRLPTLSVQMQIALTRVLSLLLDMIASSTWVWMMVIAHTAPQVRPPWKIKITLAPLAKVFRWIFSLVSKQITMGLPTWNLAIKERMAWISLFLGQRRMALTRLMRHEGNSLELPRYGQGPWQ is encoded by the coding sequence ATGCAAATCCACAGGGGAGATCACTCAGGTTCGCTTCCAGAAGGGATCCAGGGGCAGAGCCAACACCTTGTTCATCTTTCTCATGCCCATTGCACTACTGTTCCTGCTCCGAGCGGTGCTCCATTGACTACAGTGGTGGATGCTCCACCAAACACAGTTGTTACGGATGCAGAGATAAGGTGGTGCATTTATGTGGGAGACAAGCTGATTGAAAGTACTGACCCTCCTCTGCAGACGACTGTCTCCAAGTCGGTACCGGTTCAGGCGGGCGAAAAAAACCAGACAGGCCCATCAACTGATCCTGTTTTGGAACCTCAGTTTTCAGCTGCAGGTGAAATGGACATTCCGAGACAAATTCATGGGCCACAGCTGGGCCAACAGCAGTACCAACCCACTCAAATATTGCAAGGACAGAAAGGTATTTGTATGCTTCAATCCACGGCTGCCTCTCCGTCTTCAACCCTGCACACCTCTCGTCAGCCTGAACCAGCAAACCCCAATTCTTCCCCAAATCTGCTCAGTTTGCCTGCACACTCTGCTCCTCTCACTTCTCAGAACCCAGCTATGCCTACTCTCACTGCCACTATGGAGAACATTTTTCCAATACAGAGAGGCATCACTACTCTTTACCCTAGACCTTTGTCCTCTCCATCTTCCTCCTGGCGCAGACTCCCTTCTCCACCAAAGCTCTCTCCTAAACGACCTATTGCAGCCATTCTGAATCCCCCATTGCCGCCGTCGAAGCGACTGGAGTTGACTGGCCCTTCAGATGCACCTCCTTCCGCTCAGGAAGGCCCGACGGTCGGCGGAATTGTTGCGGGCGCAGTTCGAGCCCCCGTTTCGTCGTCGCTCGATCCCCTAGCTGGACCGGGCCTGCTCGGAGCGCCTCCTTCTAGCCTCGCCCCTCTCGCTCATGCCTCCGCCACTCGATCTGGGTCCTCTCCCCCTCTCCGATCTGGAGACCCAACAGGAAGCGCCCGCCTTGCCGCCGATTCCCCCTCTCGTTCCTTGCCAGAACCTCATATTACTAGAAATCCATCGGTCGACAGGAGCTGCCGTCGATCTACTGCTTCTAGATGGGATGTTCCCCCAACTGGAAATCTGGAGGTATGCGTGCCTCTGCCAACCACTTTCCTCGCCGTTGCTATGGTGATAACACTTGGCATCGGGAGGTTGTATCCAATCCGATGGTTGGTAGCAGTATGCTGTGCGGAAGCAGCAGCAAATTTGTGGCAAACTTGGATGTCAATCCCGCTGTTAACCAAATCAGCCTTACTGAGGAACAACGTAGAGAGGCAGCAGCAAGCTATGATCCATACCCAATTAGGACGCCTTCCCACTCTCTCAGTGCAGATGCAGATAGCTCTTACAAGGGTTCTATCTCTCCTCCTAGACATGATCGCTTCCAGTACATGGGTTTGGATGATGGTCATAGCCCATACGGCACCACAGGTCAGGCCCCCGTGGAAAATCAAGATAACACTAGCTCCACTCGCCAAGGTGTTCCGATGGATCTTCTCATTGGTCAGCAAGCAGATAACAATGGGGTTACCAACATGGAATTTGGCAATCAAGGAGAGGATGGCATGGATTTCTCT
- the LOC123097119 gene encoding angio-associated migratory cell protein-like: MIRAAAVMSEGSEGEEVFIDDDDIINEIPLDEEDLPDQDDDDEQDQDMMDEVEDHSAYAFHGHTDEVFAAACSPVDASLVVSGGKDDRGFLWRIGSAEDVQELPGHNDTVSTVAFSSDGKLVACGSMDGQINVWNTATRTLQGTLEGSESGFEWLKWDLRSHVIIAGSEDFNIWMWNADTNAFVNTFAGHSNTVTCGDFTPDGTLICSGSDDATLRIWDLESAHCRHVVGGHGYHTQGLTCLAITWDSQSVVSGSQDSSVHIVSIKSGQVVGSLVGHTNSVECIGISPRYNWVATGSIDDTLIIWDLTHQAIRSICEHDDGVTCLAWIGSSRYVASGCVDGTVRIWDSLSGELARRLSGHRDAVQSLAVSADCNSIVSVSSDNSARVFDISMFK, encoded by the exons ATGATCCGTGCGGCGGCGGTCATGAGTGAAGGCTCCGAAGGGGAGGAGGTCTTCATCGACGACGATGACATCATCAATGAGATACCCCTGGACGAGGAAG ATCTCCCCGACCAAgacgatgatgacgagcaggaccAAGACATGATGG ATGAGGTTGAGGATCATTCAGCATATGCATTTCATGGGCATACAG ATGAGGTATTTGCTGCTGCGTGCAGTCCTGTAGATGCATCACTTGTTGTTTCTGGAGGTAAAGATGACAGAGGGTTTCTTTGGAGGATTGGATCTGCAGAGGATGTTCAAGAGCTGCCTG GACATAACGATACTGTCAGCACTGTGGCTTTCAGTTCAGATGGGAAATTAGTGGCTTGTGGAAGTATGGATGGACAGATAAATGTATGGAATACAGCTACACGAACACTTCAGGGAACCCTTGAGGGCTCTGAATCAGGCTTTGAG TGGCTTAAATGGGATCTGCGAAGTCACGTTATAATTGCTGGATCAGAGGACTTCAACATATGGATGTGGAATGCGGACACCAATGCCTTTGTGAATACATTTGCTGGCCACAGTAACACAGTGACATGTGGCGATTTTACACCTGATG GTACGCTTATTTGTAGCGGATCAGATGATGCAACACTAAGGATATGGGACCTTGAAAGCGCACACTGCAGACATGTTGTTGGAG GTCATGGTTATCATACTCAAGGACTGACATGTTTAGCTATAACATGGGACTCCCAATCAGTTGTTAGTGGCTCTCAGGATAGTTCTGTGCACATCGTGAGCATAAAATCAGGCCAG GTTGTCGGTTCATTAGTTGGCCACACTAATTCCGTCGAGTGCATTGGCATCTCACCGAG GTACAACTGGGTGGCCACAGGGAGCATTGATGATACTCTCATCATCTGGGACCTCACTCACCAAGCAATTCGATCCATTTGCGAGCATGAT GACGGCGTGACTTGCCTGGCGTGGATAGGTTCGTCGAGGTATGTAGCGTCAGGATGCGTCGACGGCACGGTGCGTATCTGGGACAGCCTCTCCGGGGAGCTGGCTCGCAGACTGAGCGGGCACCGTGATGCCGTGCAGTCGCTGGCCGTCTCCGCTGATTGCAACTCCATTGTCTCGGTCTCCTCGGATAACTCTGCCCGCGTCTTTGACATATCCATGTTCAAGTGA